From a region of the Lactuca sativa cultivar Salinas chromosome 4, Lsat_Salinas_v11, whole genome shotgun sequence genome:
- the LOC111917721 gene encoding alpha,alpha-trehalose-phosphate synthase [UDP-forming] 6: MVSRSYSNLLDLASGELPSPSFTRMSRQMPRIMTVAGIISDLDDDPSESVCSDISSSSVQHDRLIIVANQLPIKAHRKTDGSRGWTFSWDENSLLLQLKDGLGDDEIDVIYVGCLKEEIHPNEQDEVSQTLLETFKCVPTFIPLELFTRFYHGFCKQQLWPLFHYMLPLSPDLGGRFNRSLWQAYVSVNKIFADRIMEVINPEDDFVWIHDYHLMVLPTFLRKRFNRVKLGFFLHSPFPSSEIYKTLPVREELLRALLNSDLIGFHTFDYARHFLSCCSRLLGISYESKRGYISLEYYGRTVSIKILPVGIHMKQLQSVLNLPETESKVSSLIKQFQQQGKTMLLGVDDLDIFKGISLKLLAMEQLLIQHPEWQGKVVLVQIANPARGTGKDVKEVKTETYSTVKRINESFGRPGYDPVILIDEPLKFYERIAYYVTAECCLVTAVRDGMNLIPYEYIISRQGTNNLDKVLGLEPSTPKKSMLVVSEFIGCSPSLSGAVRVNPWNIDAVSDAMDCALELSEGEKQMRHEKHYKYVSSHDVGYWARSFYQDLERTCKDHVRRRCWGIGFGLSFRVVALDLEFRKLSMEHIVSAYKRTTTRAILLDYDGTLMPQSSIDKSPSLKTIEMLNTLCRDKNNMVFVVSAKSRNTLEEWFADCEKLGLAAEHGCFLRSKRDEEWETCVQFEECGWKQNAEPVMMLYTETTDGSTIEDKETALVWSYEDADPDFGSCQAKELLDHLESVLANEPVTVKRGQSSVEVKPQGVSKGLVAKRMLTTMQERGMTPDFVVCIGDDRSDEDMFEVITSSVASGELISSKAEVFACTVGNKPSKAKYYLDDTVEIARLMKGLASVSEQSVNVLAFE; the protein is encoded by the exons ATGGTGTCAAGATCATACTCAAACTTGTTAGATCTCGCCTCCGGTGAGCTTCCCTCGCCGTCTTTTACTCGTATGTCACGGCAAATGCCCCGTATTATGACGGTCGCCGGCATAATTTCCGATCTAGACGACGACCCTTCAGAAAGTGTATGCTCCGATATATCATCTTCATCAGTCCAGCATGATCGTTTAATCATAGTAGCTAATCAGCTTCCCATTAAAGCTCACCGGAAAACCGATGGTTCAAGAGGTTGGACTTTCAGTTGGGATGAAAATTCCCTTCTTCTTCAACTAAAAGATGGCCTCGGAGACGATGAAATCGATGTCATCTACGTCGGTTGTCTCAAAGAAGAAATCCACCCAAACGAACAAGACGAAGTTTCTCAAACCCTCTTAGAAACATTCAAATGCGTCCCGACTTTTATACCACTGGAACTCTTCACTCGATTCTACCATGGATTCTGTAAGCAACAACTATGGCCGTTGTTCCATTACATGCTACCATTATCCCCTGATCTTGGAGGTAGATTCAATCGTTCTTTATGGCAAGCTTACGTCTCTGTCAACAAGATCTTCGCCGATAGAATCATGGAGGTAATAAACCCAGAAGACGATTTCGTCTGGATCCATGATTATCATCTCATGGTCTTACCAACGTTCTTGAGAAAACGATTCAACCGGGTCAAACTCGGGTTTTTCCTACACAGCCCCTTCCCTTCTTCTGAAATCTACAAAACATTACCAGTTCGCGAAGAACTTCTTCGCGCCCTTTTAAATTCAGATCTAATCGGATTCCATACTTTTGACTACGCCCGACATTTTCTCTCATGTTGCAGTCGATTACTCGGAATTTCATACGAATCAAAACGAGGTTACATAAGTTTAGAATACTACGGACGTACAGTCAGCATCAAAATCCTCCCAGTTGGAATCCACATGAAACAACTTCAATCCGTATTAAACCTTCCGGAAACCGAATCCAAAGTTTCCTCCCTCATTAAACAGTTCCAACAACAAGGGAAAACAATGTTACTAGGAGTCGATGATCTCGACATATTCAAAGGCATTTCCTTAAAACTATTAGCAATGGAACAACTCCTAATCCAACACCCAGAATGGCAAGGAAAAGTCGTTTTAGTCCAAATAGCAAATCCCGCAAGAGGAACAGGAAAAGACGTAAAAGAAGTAAAAACCGAAACTTACTCAACCGTAAAACGAATCAACGAGTCATTCGGGCGACCCGGTTACGACCCGGTTATCTTAATCGACGAACCGTTAAAATTCTACGAACGGATCGCGTACTATGTAACCGCCGAATGCTGTTTAGTGACAGCTGTACGCGACGGAATGAATCTAATCCCTTACGAATACATCATCAGCCGTCAAGGAACGAACAACCTCGATAAAGTCCTAGGTTTAGAGCCGTCAACCCCGAAGAAATCGATGTTAGTTGTGTCTGAATTCATCGGGTGTTCGCCTTCTTTAAGTGGAGCGGTTCGGgtcaacccgtggaacatagaCGCGGTTTCCGATGCAATGGATTGTGCATTGGAGTTAAGCGAAGGTGAAAAACAAATGAGACATGAGAAACATTATAAGTATGTGAGTAGTCATGATGTTGGATATTGGGCACGATCTTTTTATCAAGATTTGGAAAGGACATGTAAAGATCATGTGAGGAGGAGGTGTTGGGGGATTGGATTCGGGTTGAGTTTTCGGGTTGTTGCTTTGGATTTGGAATTTCGGAAGCTTTCAATGGAACATATTGTTTCGGCTTATAAACGGACTACAACACGCGCGATTTTGTTGGATTATGATGGGACTTTGATGCCACAATCTTCGATTGACAAGAGTCCGAGTTTAAAAACCATCGAAATGCTTAATACTTTGTGTAGAGATAAGAATAATATGGTTTTTGTTGTAAGTGCTAAAAGTAGAAATACACTTGAGGAATGGTTTGCGGATTGTGAGAAACTCGGGCTTGCAGCCGAACATGGTTGTTTTTTGAG GTCGAAGAGAGATGAGGAATGGGAAACATGTGTACAATTTGAAGAATGTGGGTGGAAGCAAAATGCTGAACCAGTTATGATGCTTTATACAGAAACAACGGATGGATCAACAATTGAAGATAAAGAAACAGCTTTAGTGTGGTCTTATGAAGATGCGGATCCTGATTTTGGATCTTGTCAAGCTAAAGAGCTTTTAGATCATCTTGAAAGCGTGCTTGCTAACGAACCTGTTACAGTCAAAAGAGGCCAGAGTAGTGTCGAGGTCAAACCACAG GGTGTAAGTAAAGGATTGGTGGCGAAACGGATGCTTACAACAATG